GCATCAGCCCGGGGTGGATGCCCGTCACGGTGACCCCGTGTACGGCCTCCTCCGCGTGCAGCCCCTCGGCCAGCGCCGCGACCGCCGCCTTGGCACAGGAGTACGGCAGCAGGTGCGGCACCGCCAGCAGCCCGCCCACCGACCCGACGAGGGCCAGCCGGCCGCCGACCGGACTGCGCCGGAGGTGGGGGAGGGCGGCCAGGGCGGTGTGCAGCGCCCCGTTGAAGATGGAGTCCAGCGCGTCGCGGAACCCCTCGGTCCCGAGGGCGTCGGCGGGGCCCACCTGGATGATGCCGGCGTTGGCGAGGACGATGTCCAGCCGGCCGTTGTCCCGGACGATCTCGTCCATGCGGGCCCGCACCGCGGCGCCGTCCCGTACGTCGCACACCACGCTGCGCACCGAACCGCACGGCAGCCGGCCCAGTTTGGTGACCGCTCGGCCGAGCTCCGCCTCGTCCCTCGCCAGCAGCACCACATGGCAGCCACGCTTCATCAACTCGCCGGCCATGAGCAGGCCGAGCCCGCGGGAGCCGCCGGTGACCACGGCGGTGAGGCCCCGGATCGAGGGGGCGGCCGGCAGCACTCGCATGATGAGCCTCCTGTCGCGTCGCCCTTCCGACGCTACCCGCCGGGGCGCGGGGCCACAGCCGGAGCCGGCCCGGCCGGGCCGGGCGGTGACGGCCCGGCACGAAGGGGCCGGCCGCCCCCGGACCGGGGCCCGGCCGCCCGGCGGGCCCGCGGCAGCGGCCTGCGGGAAAATGGCCTGGGAGGTGGCGCCGATGTCTCCGTGGCGGGTCCGCGACCTGGAGGAGGGCGACCTCGACCAGGTGGTGCGCATCTGGGAGGAATCGCGGGACACGGCCGCCGACCCGGCCGTGAGCCTCGCGGAGGTGGTGAGCGCCCTCCGGGCCCGGACCCCGGCGGTCGTCGCCGTGGTGGGGGACCGGATCGTCGGCGCGGCGGTGTCCTCGACGGCACAGGAGCGGGCCTGGGTGCTGCGCCTGGCCATCGCCCGTCAGTGGCGCGGTCACGGCATCGGCTCGGCGCTGCTGGCCGGTCTGGAGAAGCGGCTGGCGCAGGCGGGGGTGCGCCGCATCGGGGCGCTGCTGCCGGAGGGCGAGGTCGGCGAGCAGGCGTTCAAGAACTCGGGCTACACCGGCCGGCCCGACCTGGGCTACTTCGAGAAGCTGCTGCCGGCGGAGTCGGCCGGGACCACCGTGCTCGGACAGCTCGGCGGCGTCGTGCCGGAGGTGGGGCTGTGGGACCGCATCGCGGGGATGGGCGCGGAGAAGACGCTGATCGAACGCCGGCTCGTGCTGCCGCTGGAGCACCCGGAGGTCGCCGGGCGCTACCAGCTGGTGCCCCCGCGGGCCGTGGTGCTCTTCGGCCCGCCCGGCACCGGCAAGACCACGTTCGCGCGGGCGGTGGCCTCCCGGCTGCGCTGGCCCTTCCTGGAGGTGCTGCCGTTCCAGCTCGCCGACGACGCCCACGGGGTGGCGGCCGCGCTGCGGCGGCTGTTCGCCCGCGTCGAGCACCTGGACGAGGTCGTGCTGTTCTTCGACGAGGCCGAGGAGATCGCCTCCGAACGCCAGGACCCGACCACGCTCGCCCACCGGGTGACCAATGAACTCCTCAAGCTCATCCCGCAGTTCCGGCGCGGTGAGCGCCGCCTGCTGATCTGCGCGACCAACGCGGTGCGCTCGCTGGATCCGGCGTTCCTGCGACCGGGACGGTTCGACTACCTGATCCCGGTCGGCCCGCCGGACGCCGAGGCCAGAAAGGCCATCTGGATCCGGTACATAGGGCCCGACCGGGCCGACCGGGTCGACCTTCCCGCGCTGGTCGAGGCCAGCGACCGCTTCACGCCCGCGGACATCGAGTACGCGGCCCGCACCGCCGCCCAGAGCGCCTTCGAGCGGCACCTCGCGGCGGACCCGGCGGACCCCCCGGACCCCGGCCGGCTGACCGGCGACTACCTCCAGGCGATCGCCGGCACCCGCACCTCGCTCAGCGAGGAGGACATCCGGGCCTTCGACCACGACCTCCGGTCCGCCGCCCGGGTGTGAACCGGGGCGCCGCGACGGTCACCACGAGGTGGCCGCGGCGGACGGGCGGAAGGTGAACGCCGGGCCGGGGAAGCCCGGGGTGCGCCACGAGCGGCCGTCCTGCGTCACGGCGAAGCCCTCGTAGCCGTCCAGGCCCGCCAGCCAGGCCCGGGCGCCCGCCCCCATGGCGAACGCGGCCGTGGCGTAGGCGTCGGTCGTGGACAGGTCGGGGCCGACGACGGTGACGGAGGCGGGGCCGGACGCCGGCGCACCGGTGTGCGGATCGAGGATGTGCGGCCCGCGCTCGGCGCTGCCGGAGGTGGCGACGGCCAGGTCGCGGCCGGTGACGACGGTGCACAGGTCACCGGGCCGCAGCGGGTGGGCGATGCCGATCCGCCAGGGGCGGCCCGGCGCGGACTCCCCGCCGAACCGGAGGTCGCCCCCGCCGTTCACGCAGGTGTCACGGGCTCCCGCCGCCCGTAGCAGCTGCCAGGCCCGCTCCACGGCCCACCCCTTGACCAGCCCGGACGGGTCCAGGGTGGCGCCGGCGGTGGCACTGAACCAGCCGCCCGTGACCCGTTCCGCCCGCTCGCAGCGGCCGAGCACCTCGCGTACCTCCGCCGGGCAGTCGTCGAGCCCGATCTCACCGCGGCCCAGCCGGCTGACGGCGCTCTCGGGACGGTAGGTCGAGAAGACCGCGTCGACGTGGTGGAGCCAGGCGACGGCCTCGCCCAGGGCGGCCTCCAGGGCGGGGGTCCGGGCGTCCCGGATGTCGAACGAGAACACCGTGCCCATCACCCGCTCGACATGGCGCAGCCCGCGCCGGCGCTCAGACACCGGCCCGGTCCAGGGCGCTCTGCAGGGACCGGATGTAGCCCTCGCTGGTGTAACTGGCGCCGGAGACCGCGTCGATCCGGGCGCTGTGCACGCTCAGTGCCTCCTGTGTCAGGCGGGGAACGGCGTAGGCCGCGATCTCCCGGTCGCGTCCGTTCTCCGACGGGGCGCGCAGCACCTTGACGGCGGTCAGCCGGCCCGACCTGACGGTGGCGGCGACCTGCACGTCGCCGTAACGGGTGCTGATCGTGGCACCGGTGTAGGTGCCGTCCGCCGGGTGTTTGCCCTGCCGGGGGCTTCCGGAGGGCGACGGGGCCGGTGCGGCGCCCGCCTGGGACGGGTCGCCGGCCAGTCCGGCCGGCTGGTGCGGTTTGAGGGAGAGCAGGAGAACGACCAGCGCGGTGGTCGACGCTGCGGTGAGAACGGCTCGGCGCACGGGGGCTCCTCAGAACTCGAACGACTCGTGGTGGACGCGGCGCCGGGGCACCCCGGCGACCCGCAGCGCCTTCCGGGCGGCCTGCGCCATGCCCGGCGGACCGCACAGGAACACCTCGTGGGCGGCCAGGTCCGGGATCAGGCGGCTCAGCGCGCGAGCCGTCAATGGTGAGGAGTACGCGGCGGGTTCGTCGACGACGTAGTGGACGACCGCACCGCGGGCCGCGGCGATCGCGTCGAGCTCGCCGCGCAGCGCGAGGTCCTCGGGGCGCCGTGCCCGGTAGACGAGCGTCACCTCGCCGGGGAGGGTCTCGAAGAGCGTACGGAGCGGGGTGATGCCCACGCCGCCGGCGAGCAGCAGCACCTTGGCGGACCGCCGCCGCGCCTCGGTGAAGGCACCGTACGGGCCTTCGGCCCACACCCGGGTGCCGGGCCGCAGCCGCGCCAGCGCCGCGCTGTGCCCGCCGGCCGCCTTGACGGTGATGCGCAGGTGATCGGGGCGCGGCGGCGCGGAGAGCGAGTAGGGGCCGGCGGTCCACCACAGGCCCGGCGTCAGGAAGCGCCAGCGGAAGAACTGGCCCGGCCGGGCGCCGAGTTCGGCCAACCGCTCGCCGGTGAGGTACACCGACACCACGCCCGGCGCCTCCGCGCGGACCTCGGCGACCCGCAGCCGGTGCCGCAGGGCCCGTCGCACCGGCACCACGAAGCGGTACCAGACGAGCACGGCGCCCACCCCCGCGTACAGGGCGTACCAGCCGAGCTGGGCGGGACGCCGCCCCACGAAGTCGGCGCCGTTGGAGAGCTGATGGCCGAAGGCGAGGAAGAGCGCCAGATAGGTGGCGAGGTGGAGGTAGTGCCAGGTCTCGTAGCTCATCCTGCGGCGGGCGAACCGCGCCGAGACGACACCGGTGCCCACCAGCAGCAGGAAGCCCGCGGTGGCCTTCAGCATGTCCGGGTAGTCGAGGACGAGCGTCGTCGTCTCGTGCAGGACGCCGTCCTGCGAGGTCAGGGTGTAACCCCAGATGATCAGCAGGATGTGCGCGCACACCAGCGAGACGGTGTAGCGGCCTGCCGCGGCATGCCAGCGGGCCAGGCGGTCGGTGCCCAGGGTGTGGTCGAGCAGGGGGACGCGGGCCATCAGCGCGACGAGCACCGCGCAGGCGTAGCCCGCCAGCAGCCCGGTGATCCGGCCGGCGCCGGTCAGCCAGCCCGCCGGGCCCACCACCGACGCCGTACCGGTCCACCACAGGGCGAGCACGCCGGCGGCCCCCGCCCAGATGACGCACTGCGCCAGCAGCGGGCCCGGGACGGCCGGCCGGCGGCGCGGTGCGGTGCCGTGGACGGTGCCGCGGCGGAGGTGCGAGACGGTGCTCATGGGCTTCCCCTTCCGTGGTGCGCGCCAGCGTCGCAGCGCAACCTCTGAGGACGCTCTGAGCACCGGCCCCGCGAGCTGATTCACAGGAAACTCAGAGCCGGCTCATACCTCCGTGCGGCGCCGGGCGAGGCATGCTGGACGCACCATGCCCAGCCACCGCACCCCCGCCCACCTGCACAGCACCGACGGCTCGCCGGTGCGCGTCCTGGTCGTCGACGACGAACCGGACCTCACCGAGGTGCTCTCCGGCGCCCTGGCGAGCGAGGGCTGGGAGGTGCGCAGCGCCGCCGACGGCACCCAGGCGCTCGCTTTGGCCCGCACCTTCCGCCCGCACGCCGTCGTCCTGGACTGGATGCTGCCCGACCTGGACGGCCTCGCGGTGCTGCGGCTGCTGCGCCAGGAACTGGAGACGGTCTGCGTCCTCTTCCTCACCGCGCGTGACGCCGTCGAGGACCGGATCGCGGGCATCACCGCGGGCGGCGACGACTACGTGACCAAGCCGTTCAGCCTAGAAGAGGTGCTCGCACGGCTCCGCGGGCTGCTGCGCCGGGCCGGCATGGCACGCGAGCCGGACGGCGACCGGCTGGTCGTCGGGGACCTCGTGATGGACGAGGAGGCCCGGGAGGTACTCCGCGGCGGCGAGCTGGTCGAGCTGTCCCGCACCGAGTTCGAGCTGCTCAGGTTCCTGATGCGCAATCCACGGCGGGTGCTCTCCAAGGCGCAGATCCTGGACCGGGTCTGGTCCTACGACTTCGGCGGCCGGTCGCACGTCGTCGAGCTCTACATCAGCTATCTGCGCAAGAAGATCGACGCCGGCCGGACCCCGATGATCCACACCGTCCGCGGCGTCGGCTACGTCCTCAAGCCGGAGTCCCCGTGAGCCGGTTCTTCCCCCGTACCCTGCGCAGCCAGCTCACCGCGGGACTGGTCGCGCTCCTGGCCCTGGCCTGCCTCGCGGTGGGCGTGACCACCGCCCTCGCGCTCGAAGGGTTCCTGGTGCGCCGCCTGGACCAGCAGCTGTCCGCGGCCGCCGGGCGGTTCGCGGTGAGCCTGGAGCACGAGGCCCGGCCGGACGCCGACAACCGGCCCGACACCCGCGGCCAGTCCGACGGCACCTTCGGCGCCCGGCTGCTGCGCGGGAACCCGACGCAGGCCGCCGTCGTCCGCCAGCAGACGGATGCCGCGGTGCCGCTGACCGCCGACGACCGCCGGGCGCTGGCCGGCCTCCCCGCCGACGGCACCGGCCACAGCCTCCGGCTGTCCGCACTCGGGCGCTACCGCGTCAACGCGGTCACCGGCGACGACGGCGACGTCCTGGTCACCGGCCTGCCGCTGCACCCCGTCGAGGAGACCGTGCACCGGCTGGAGGCCGTGGAGGCCGCGGTGTTCGGCGGGGCCCTCGTGATCACCGGCGTCCTGGGCGCGCTGTGGGTACGGCTGTCGCTGCGCCCCCTGCGCCGCGTCACCACCACGGCCTCGCGGGTCGCCGAGCTGCCGCTGGCCAGCGGCGAGGTGGCGATGCCGGCGCCGGTGCCGGTGGCCGACGCCCGCACCGAGGTCGGCCAGGTGGGCACCGCCCTCAACCGGATGCTCGGCCACGTCGGCAACGCCCTGGAACGCCGTCACGCCAGCGAGGAGCGGCTGCGTCACTTCGCCGCCGACGCCAGCCACGAACTGCGGACCCCGGTGGCCAACGTCCGCGGCCACGCCGAACTCGCCCTCCGGCACAAGGGGCCGGTGCCCGGCGAGGTCCGGCGCTCCCTGGACCGCATCCAGGCCGAGTCGGAACGGATGAGCCGGCTGGTCGACGACCTGCTGCTGCTCGCCCGCCTCGACGCGGGCCGCGCCCTGGAACACGAGCCCGTGGACCTGACCCGGCTGGTGCTCGACGCGATCGACGACGCCCGGGCGGCCGGCCCCGGCCACCGCTGGCGGCTCGACCTCCCCGAGACCGCGGTGACCACCACCGGCGACGAGCACCGTCTCCAGCAGGCGATCGGCAATCTGCTGGCCAACGCCCGTACCCACACCCCCGCCGGCACCGCGGTCACCGTGCGCCTGGCCGCCGAGGAGCGCGGCACCGTCCTGACGGTCGAGGACGACGGCCCCGGCATCCCCGAGGAACTCCAGCCGGAGGTCTTCGGCCGCTTCGTCCGGGCCGACCACAGCCGCTCCCGCGCCGCCGGCGGCACCGGACTCGGGCTCGCCATCGTGCAGGCGGTGGTCACCGCGCACGGTGGCCGGATCGACCTGACCAGCCGCCCCGGACGTACGGCGGTCACCGTGACCCTTCCGCCGGCCGGACCGGCACCCTCGGACGGCTGAGCGACCGCACGGCGGCCCGGCGCCGGTACGGCCGTGGCCGCCGGTCCGGGCCCGTCAGTCCGCCAGCTCCGCCGAGTGGTCGGGCACGTAGGTCTGCAGGTCCCGGGGCGGCCGCCGGTATCCGGTGGCCGGGGGCCGCGGCGGGAGGTCGAGCGCGGGCGGGGCGATGTCGCGGTAGGACACCGTGGACAGCAGGTGGGCGATCATGTTCAGCCGGGCCCGGCGCTTGTCGTCGCTCTCGACGACGTACCACGGGGCCTCCGTGATGTCGGTGTGCACGAACATCTCGTCCTTGGCCCGCGAGTACTCCTCCCAGCGGGTCAGCGACTCCAGATCCATGGCGGAGAGCTTCCAGCGCCGCGCCGGGTCCTTCAGCCGGCTGCGGAACCGCTGCTCCTGCACCGCGTCGCTCACCGAGAACCAGTACTTGCGCAGCAGGATGCCGTCCTCCACCAGCATCCGCTCGAAGACCGGGCACTGCCGCAGGAACAGCTGGTACTCGACCGGGGTGCAGAAGCCCATCACCCGCTCGACGCCGGCCCGGTTGTACCAGCTCCGGTCGAACAGCACGATCTCGCCGGCCGCCGGCAGGTGCTCCGCGTAGCGCTGGAAGTACCACTGGGTGCGCTCCCGCTCGGTGGGCCGGGGCAGCGCCACGATCCGCGCCACACGGGGGTTGAGGTACTGGGTGACCCGTTTGATGGTGCTGCCCTTGCCCGCCGCGTCGCGCCCCTCGAAGACCACGACGAGCCGGGCGCCCTCGGCCCGCACCCACTCCTGAAGCGTCACCAGCTCCGTCTGGAGCCGGTAGAGCTCCCGCTCGTACAGCGCCTTCGGCAGCTTTCCGCGGCTCTTGCCGTCTTGCTTCGCCATGCGACGACGGTACGGAGAAAAGCCGCGGCGTGCGGCGGGCGATTGGTCCGTACGGCCCCTGCCCTGCGACGCCGGGGGAGGGGAGGCTGGAGGTGTCGCCACGGCCGCTGCCGAGGAGGGCGTCATGGCACACACCCCGTGCACCGTCAACGATGTGATGACCCGGACCGTCTACGCGGTCGGTCAGGAAGCGGGTTTCAAGGAGATCGTCGAGACCATGGAGCGGCGGAAGGTCAGCGCACTGCCCGTGCTCGCCGGGGAAGGGCGGGTGATCGGCGTGGTCTCCGAGGCCGATCTGCTGCCCAAGGAGGAGTTCCGGACGGCGCAGCCGAGCCGGCTGGAGCAGCTGGACCGGCTGGACGACGTCCGCAAGGCCGGGGCCCTGACCGCCCGGGAACTGATGAGCGCGCCCGCCCTGACCGTGCGGGCCGACGACACCGTGGCGCAGGCGGCGCGGACGATGGCCCACAAGTCCGTCAAGCGCCTCCCCGTGATCGACGCGCAGGGCATGCTGCAAGGCATCGTCAGCCGCTCCGACCTGCTGAAGGTGTTCCTGCGCTCCGATGCGGAGCTCGCGGCGGAGGTCCGCACGGAGATCGTCGGGCGGCTCTTCCCCGAAGCGCTGGACGACATCTCGGTGGAGGTCGCCGACGGGACGGTCACCCTCCGGGGCCCGCTCCGCGGCCGGGAACTCAGGGCGGTGGCGGCCCGTCTGGTGCGGGCGGTGGAGGGCGTCGTCGACGTGACCTTCCACGTCACCGACCCGGCTCCGGCCCGCACGGGGCCGGCAGCGGAGACCTCCGGTTCGTGAGGGGCACCGGACGGCCCCGGTCCGGAGGGAGGACCCGACATGAAGCGCCGACGGGTCGGCAGCGTCATGACCGATGAGGTGGTCCGTGCGCGGAGCGGGACACCGGCCGCCCAACTGACGCGGTGGCTGCGGGAGTACGACATCAGCGGCCTGCCGGTGGTGGACGCCGACGACCGGGTGATCGGGGTCGTCTCGGCCACGGACCTGGCCCGGGCGGGGCGCGGCGCCGCGGGGCACGGGGACCTGACCGCCGGTGCGGTGATGTCCGCTCCCGCGCGTACGGTGCGGGCCGACGACTCCGTCGTCCGGGCGGCCCGGCTCATGAGCGCGAGCGGCATCGAGCGGCTTCCGGTGGTGGACGAGGAGGCCCGGCTGATCGGCATGCTCACCCGGCGGGACGTATTGCGGATCTTCGCGCGCGCGGACGCCGAGATCCGCGAGGAGGTGTCCGACGACATCCTGGTGCGGGCGCTGTGGCTGAGCCCGACGAGCGTGGCGGTGTCCGTCCACGACGGGGTGGTGACGCTCGGCGGGTCCCTGGAGAACAGCGGCCAAGTGGCCCTCGCCGTAAGGATGACCCGGCAGGTCGACGGGGTCACCGCGGTCGTCAACCGTCTCACCTACCGGCACGAGGCGCCCGGGCGTCAGCGGGCGTGACCGCCCGGCCGGGCGGGGCGGGCCTCCGGCGGCGCCGCGGCGGTCACGTCCGGCGGTGCGCGCTCACGTCTGGCGGTGCCGCCACTCGGCGTCCAGTTCCGCCCACTCCCGCTCCCACTGCGCGGCGCGCCGCCGGTTCAGCAGCGCCGCGCCGGCCCGCTCGGCGCCCACCAGCAGCAGACCGGTGCCGGACGCGGCGACGGTGCCCACCGCGATGGTCTGCGCCAGGGAGTCCGCGGGCGTCAAGGGATCGCGTACCAGCGCTCCGTGCCGGTCGAGCCAGGCGGTGGTGCGGTCACCCGCCCGCAGCCCCGGTGCCACCGTTGTCTCTCCGGTCCGCACCGCGCCGTCGCCGGCCGTCCACCGCACCGTCGCGCGGACCCGGCCCGCCGCGCCGCCGGTGGAGTCGAGCCCGATGCGCGCGGGCGGATCCGCCGTCAGCACGGCGGACACGCTGTGCCAGCTGTGGCTCTCCCGCGCGGACGCGGAGTCCACCGCGCCGGCGGCCGTGACACCGGCGGCCGGTGCCAGCACCGCGACCAGCACGCCGGTGACCAGGATCATCCAGGACTCGGCGACATCCGTGCCGCGCCTGAGCGGGCCGTGCCGCCACGGCGGGCGGATCTTCCGGAGAGGCATCGCGCACCCCTTTCGCCCTGTCCTTCGACCGTGCCACGCCGGACGGGCCGGTGTGAGGGGCCGAACGGCCCCGGTCGCGCGGCGCCCACCGGGCCGGGGCGGTGCCGCCCTGGCACCGCCCCGCGATCCGGGCCACGATGGGGGCAGCGGGCAGGGTCCGGTATCCGTCGGAGGGCGTGATGAGCGAGGCTGCGGCATTCTCACCGGAGCGGCCGATCCGGGTGTTCCTGCTCGACGACCACGAGGTGGTCCGCCGTGGGGTGCAGGACCTGCTGGACGCGGAACCGGACATCGAGGTGGTGGGTGATGCCGGTACGGCCGATCATGCGTTGGCCCGTGGTCCGGCGCTGCGGCCGGATGTCGCGGTGCTGGATGTGCGGCTGCCGGACGGCGACGGGGTCTCGGTCTGCCGGGAGCTGCGCTCGCGGATGCCGGGTCTGGCGTGTTTGATGCTCACCTCGTTCGACGACGACGATGCGCTGCTGGACGCGATCATGGCCGGGGCGGCCGGTTATGTGCTCAAGGAGATCAAGGGCGCCGACCTGGTGGCCGCCGTACGGACGGTCGCCTCCGGGCGCTCGATGCTGGACCCGGCGACGACCGCACGGCTGATGACCACGCTGCGCGGTGCGGAGAGCGCCGGCGAGCCGCAGGCGGACGCGCTGTCCGGGCTCTCCCCGCGGGAGCGGGAGATCGTCGGGCTCATCGGCGAGGGGTTGACGAACCGTCAGATCGGCAAGCGGCTCTACCTCTCCGAGAAGACCGTCAAGAACCACATCTCGCGGCTGCTGGCGAAACTCGGTGTGGAGCGGCGCATCCAGGCGGCGGTCCTCGCCACCCAGGCCCCCGCACCGCCCGGAACGCACCCGCGACGGCCGTGACCCCGGCCACCGGCCCGGCGGGGAGGGCCCGGCCCGGTGGGCGACGTGCTGACCGTCACGCCGTGAACCGGGCCCACCGGGGTACAACCACACCGGGTGACCGCCGCACGCGCTTTCGCGGACCGCGCCGGGGTGTGAAGCTGGCGGTCGGACAGCAGACTTTCACCGTCGACCCCATGGGGAGGCCCCGTGACCGGAGTGCGCCGGCTCGTCGTCCTGAGGCATGCCAAATCCGCCCGGCCACCGGGCGTGGACGACCACGCCCGGCCGCTCGCCGGGCGCGGCCGGCGCGACGCGGTGGCCGCGGGCCGCTGGCTGCGGGACGCCGGCTGCCTCCCGGACCTGGTGATCTGTTCGACCGCGGCCCGGGCCCGGGAGACCTGGGAGCTCGCCGCCGCCCAGTTGCCGGCGCCGCCCCCGGTCCGCCACGACGGCCGGCTCTACGGTGCGGACGCCGCCGACCTGCTCGCCGTCGTCCACGAAACCCCGGCCACCGTGGGCACGTTGCTGCTGGTGGGACACAATCCCGCGGTGCAGGACCTCGTTCTGCTGCTCGCCTCGGAGGCGCTCAGCGACGCCCTGGAACGCGTCCGCGAGAAGCTCCCCACCAGCGCGATCGCCGTCCTCGCCCAGCACGACCCGTGGCCGCGGGCCACCCCGCGCACGGCCCTGCTCACCGATCTGGCCGTGCCGCGCGGTCCGCACCACTGAGCGCGCCCGGCGCGGTCACGGCCGGGCGTCGCGGCGGAAGAGCGCCGTCCAGAGGAACGGCTCGCCGAAGCACGCCGACCCCGGCGACTCGTCGTGCATGCGGCGCAGTTCGACTTCCGTCAGGTCACCGAAGATCCGGCGCAGCGACGCGGGGGTGTAGGCGAGGCCGCCGTGCAGGCGGGACTGCCGGTAGAAGTCGGCGTCGTCGAGCTCCGAGCCCATCGCACCGGACGCGAAACAGGTGAGGGCGAAGTGCCCGCCGGGGGCGAGCGACCGGTCGAGGAGCGCCAGGTAGCTGATGCGCCGGTGCGGCGGCAGATGGTGGAAGCAGCCGGAGTCGTAGATCAGGTCGTACGGGCCGCGGAGCGCGCCGCCGTCCGCGAGCGCGAACGCGTCGCCGGGCAGGAACCGCACCCGGGCCGCTGCCGCGCCGGCCCGCTCCTCGGCCCAGGCGAGGGCCGCGGGGGAGAGGTCCACCGCGTCGACCTCGAAGCCCCGCGACGCCAGGTGCAGGGCGTTGCGCCCCGGGCCGCAGCCGAGGTCGAGCGCGCGCCCCGGGCCGAGCAGGTCGCGTTCGAGGTACTCGACCAGGTTCTCGTCGGGCTTCGCCGCGAAGAACGGCACCGCCCTGGAGCGGTCGGCGTAGAAGTCGTCCCACCACGCGGCCCCGTCGGCGGTCCAGCGGTCCGCCTCCGGTGCGAACAGGCCGTCCAGCAGCCTGAGGACGTCGTCGACGGTGTGGATGTTCCGGTCCATCCGGATCCCCCTTCCCGGTCCGTCGACGGTACCGTCGGCAGTGGGGAAAGCCCAGCTCAGGGCGGGTGGCCGGAGGTCGTGAGCGGTCGTGTGAGCGCCCCGCGGGACGAGGTGCGGGGCCGCACCCGCGGCAGGGGGCGGGACGCCCTCGATGCCCCCGGGAGGGGCCGTCACGGGACCGTTCCCGGCCCCGCCGGCCCGGCTTTTTCCGGCGACCGGCACCCGGTGTCCGAGGACCGGTAACTGACGTTCAGGGGCGTGGACTTGGGGCCACGGCCGGCGGCGCGGGGTCAGCCGAGTTGCGTCCCGGTGCGGGCGAGGGCCTCGCCCACCGGCTGGTAGTAGCTCTCGCCGCCCGACACGCAGTCACCGCGGCCGCCGGACGTCAGGCCGAGCGCGGTGGCGTCCTCGAAGAGCGGGCCGCCGCTGTCGCCGGCTTCCGCGCAGATGTTGGTCTGGATCAGGCCCTCGACCGGCCCCTGCTGGTAGTTGGCCGTCACGTCGACCGCGAGCACCTCACCGTCGTGGACGTGCGAGGTGCTGCCGCTGCGCCGCACCCGCTGCCCGACGATCGCCTCGCCGACGCCGGTGACGCGCTGCGTGCTGCCGTTGTAGAGGTTCACCTCGCCGGGGTGCACCACGGCGGCCG
The sequence above is a segment of the Streptomyces lydicus genome. Coding sequences within it:
- a CDS encoding SDR family NAD(P)-dependent oxidoreductase, which encodes MRVLPAAPSIRGLTAVVTGGSRGLGLLMAGELMKRGCHVVLLARDEAELGRAVTKLGRLPCGSVRSVVCDVRDGAAVRARMDEIVRDNGRLDIVLANAGIIQVGPADALGTEGFRDALDSIFNGALHTALAALPHLRRSPVGGRLALVGSVGGLLAVPHLLPYSCAKAAVAALAEGLHAEEAVHGVTVTGIHPGLMRTGSHLHARFGGDRRREYAWFQTLAGAPLLSMNAERAAERIVSAVQRRRHRIVLTPAAKLGAVAHGVAPVATTRLVSLIGRVLPRDGGGETAEGFRVEAEDQPPARRLRRVLGVLNERAAGRFNQRGGPADTW
- a CDS encoding FAD:protein FMN transferase, whose translation is MSERRRGLRHVERVMGTVFSFDIRDARTPALEAALGEAVAWLHHVDAVFSTYRPESAVSRLGRGEIGLDDCPAEVREVLGRCERAERVTGGWFSATAGATLDPSGLVKGWAVERAWQLLRAAGARDTCVNGGGDLRFGGESAPGRPWRIGIAHPLRPGDLCTVVTGRDLAVATSGSAERGPHILDPHTGAPASGPASVTVVGPDLSTTDAYATAAFAMGAGARAWLAGLDGYEGFAVTQDGRSWRTPGFPGPAFTFRPSAAATSW
- a CDS encoding FMN-binding protein, with translation MRRAVLTAASTTALVVLLLSLKPHQPAGLAGDPSQAGAAPAPSPSGSPRQGKHPADGTYTGATISTRYGDVQVAATVRSGRLTAVKVLRAPSENGRDREIAAYAVPRLTQEALSVHSARIDAVSGASYTSEGYIRSLQSALDRAGV
- a CDS encoding ATP-binding protein, which gives rise to MSPWRVRDLEEGDLDQVVRIWEESRDTAADPAVSLAEVVSALRARTPAVVAVVGDRIVGAAVSSTAQERAWVLRLAIARQWRGHGIGSALLAGLEKRLAQAGVRRIGALLPEGEVGEQAFKNSGYTGRPDLGYFEKLLPAESAGTTVLGQLGGVVPEVGLWDRIAGMGAEKTLIERRLVLPLEHPEVAGRYQLVPPRAVVLFGPPGTGKTTFARAVASRLRWPFLEVLPFQLADDAHGVAAALRRLFARVEHLDEVVLFFDEAEEIASERQDPTTLAHRVTNELLKLIPQFRRGERRLLICATNAVRSLDPAFLRPGRFDYLIPVGPPDAEARKAIWIRYIGPDRADRVDLPALVEASDRFTPADIEYAARTAAQSAFERHLAADPADPPDPGRLTGDYLQAIAGTRTSLSEEDIRAFDHDLRSAARV
- a CDS encoding sensor histidine kinase; its protein translation is MSRFFPRTLRSQLTAGLVALLALACLAVGVTTALALEGFLVRRLDQQLSAAAGRFAVSLEHEARPDADNRPDTRGQSDGTFGARLLRGNPTQAAVVRQQTDAAVPLTADDRRALAGLPADGTGHSLRLSALGRYRVNAVTGDDGDVLVTGLPLHPVEETVHRLEAVEAAVFGGALVITGVLGALWVRLSLRPLRRVTTTASRVAELPLASGEVAMPAPVPVADARTEVGQVGTALNRMLGHVGNALERRHASEERLRHFAADASHELRTPVANVRGHAELALRHKGPVPGEVRRSLDRIQAESERMSRLVDDLLLLARLDAGRALEHEPVDLTRLVLDAIDDARAAGPGHRWRLDLPETAVTTTGDEHRLQQAIGNLLANARTHTPAGTAVTVRLAAEERGTVLTVEDDGPGIPEELQPEVFGRFVRADHSRSRAAGGTGLGLAIVQAVVTAHGGRIDLTSRPGRTAVTVTLPPAGPAPSDG
- a CDS encoding ferredoxin reductase family protein, translating into MSTVSHLRRGTVHGTAPRRRPAVPGPLLAQCVIWAGAAGVLALWWTGTASVVGPAGWLTGAGRITGLLAGYACAVLVALMARVPLLDHTLGTDRLARWHAAAGRYTVSLVCAHILLIIWGYTLTSQDGVLHETTTLVLDYPDMLKATAGFLLLVGTGVVSARFARRRMSYETWHYLHLATYLALFLAFGHQLSNGADFVGRRPAQLGWYALYAGVGAVLVWYRFVVPVRRALRHRLRVAEVRAEAPGVVSVYLTGERLAELGARPGQFFRWRFLTPGLWWTAGPYSLSAPPRPDHLRITVKAAGGHSAALARLRPGTRVWAEGPYGAFTEARRRSAKVLLLAGGVGITPLRTLFETLPGEVTLVYRARRPEDLALRGELDAIAAARGAVVHYVVDEPAAYSSPLTARALSRLIPDLAAHEVFLCGPPGMAQAARKALRVAGVPRRRVHHESFEF
- a CDS encoding response regulator transcription factor — protein: MPSHRTPAHLHSTDGSPVRVLVVDDEPDLTEVLSGALASEGWEVRSAADGTQALALARTFRPHAVVLDWMLPDLDGLAVLRLLRQELETVCVLFLTARDAVEDRIAGITAGGDDYVTKPFSLEEVLARLRGLLRRAGMAREPDGDRLVVGDLVMDEEAREVLRGGELVELSRTEFELLRFLMRNPRRVLSKAQILDRVWSYDFGGRSHVVELYISYLRKKIDAGRTPMIHTVRGVGYVLKPESP
- the ppk2 gene encoding polyphosphate kinase 2, whose product is MAKQDGKSRGKLPKALYERELYRLQTELVTLQEWVRAEGARLVVVFEGRDAAGKGSTIKRVTQYLNPRVARIVALPRPTERERTQWYFQRYAEHLPAAGEIVLFDRSWYNRAGVERVMGFCTPVEYQLFLRQCPVFERMLVEDGILLRKYWFSVSDAVQEQRFRSRLKDPARRWKLSAMDLESLTRWEEYSRAKDEMFVHTDITEAPWYVVESDDKRRARLNMIAHLLSTVSYRDIAPPALDLPPRPPATGYRRPPRDLQTYVPDHSAELAD